From a region of the Leptospira kmetyi serovar Malaysia str. Bejo-Iso9 genome:
- a CDS encoding patatin-like phospholipase family protein, translating to MQIHVKQKFTALTFNSAFFGFYAHAGFAKGLSEIGFHPTKITGCSSGALIGSLVAAGVPTDTMTDLILNLKKKDFWEGNLITNFVKPIRKGLKNYSGILSGKKIKELLKPHLGHKKIEDLPVPMGVSVSNITKQIRELKTKGDLIDQILASMTFPFLFEIQKLGEEEFIDGGVADQEPIKELILDKSIKKIVVHSVRTKKGHSEKAMIRAFHSSVQIIENETRELKELLAKHYKKQILRIETVTPYIDADRLKHGKEAMEEGRKSAHHWKKKILASA from the coding sequence GTGCAAATTCACGTTAAACAAAAATTCACGGCTCTCACTTTCAATTCGGCTTTTTTCGGTTTTTACGCTCACGCGGGTTTTGCGAAAGGTCTTTCAGAAATCGGTTTCCATCCGACCAAGATCACCGGCTGTAGTTCGGGCGCTTTGATCGGTTCTCTCGTAGCCGCGGGCGTTCCGACCGATACGATGACCGACTTGATCTTAAATCTTAAGAAGAAGGATTTTTGGGAAGGAAACCTCATCACCAATTTCGTAAAACCGATCCGCAAAGGTCTTAAGAATTATTCCGGAATTCTTTCTGGTAAGAAGATCAAAGAATTATTAAAACCTCATCTGGGTCATAAAAAAATCGAAGACCTTCCCGTTCCTATGGGTGTTTCCGTTTCGAACATCACGAAACAAATCCGCGAATTAAAAACCAAAGGCGATTTGATCGATCAGATTCTCGCTTCGATGACCTTTCCCTTTCTTTTTGAAATTCAAAAATTGGGAGAAGAGGAATTTATAGACGGAGGAGTCGCCGATCAGGAACCGATCAAGGAATTGATCCTCGACAAATCGATCAAGAAGATCGTAGTTCACAGCGTCCGCACCAAAAAAGGCCATTCGGAAAAGGCGATGATCCGCGCCTTCCATTCTTCCGTTCAGATCATCGAAAACGAAACGAGGGAACTAAAGGAACTGCTCGCAAAACATTATAAAAAGCAAATATTAAGAATCGAAACCGTGACTCCTTATATCGACGCCGATCGACTCAAACACGGAAAGGAAGCGATGGAAGAAGGAAGAAAAAGCGCGCATCATTGGAAGAAAAAAATTCTCGCGTCCGCTTAA
- a CDS encoding response regulator, whose product MKKSVLIVDDNDRYANNLKVWFEQKGFETVRAVDAAQGWEIYSKDKNRFHTIVTDITMETQTSGLWMIRKIHKDGYQGNKIIATTGFDFPGVMFFSSSILPWFAGIGWMVPKVPLKQGTVVFLPTSLKKKIRFETVV is encoded by the coding sequence ATGAAGAAAAGCGTTCTGATCGTGGACGACAACGACCGCTACGCGAACAATCTAAAGGTTTGGTTCGAACAGAAGGGTTTTGAAACCGTAAGAGCCGTCGACGCCGCTCAAGGTTGGGAAATTTACAGCAAGGATAAGAATCGTTTTCATACCATCGTGACCGATATTACGATGGAAACCCAGACTTCCGGTCTTTGGATGATTCGTAAGATTCACAAGGACGGTTATCAAGGCAATAAGATCATCGCTACCACCGGATTCGATTTTCCGGGAGTGATGTTTTTCTCGTCTTCCATTCTCCCTTGGTTTGCGGGAATCGGTTGGATGGTTCCTAAGGTTCCTTTGAAGCAGGGAACGGTCGTATTTCTCCCCACTTCCTTAAAAAAGAAAATCCGTTTCGAAACGGTCGTTTAA
- a CDS encoding STAS domain-containing protein: protein MARVEFDSLYIETTKTSLPNKEVQLVVFNGKVTNSNSFEISRKIHFIFEEEVFNIILDLSALEYINSVGVATILTLIKTVDQHSGKIVIGGLNHFLENVIRLMELPKKVEIYHSVEEAKKAFA from the coding sequence ATGGCGAGAGTAGAATTCGATTCATTATACATTGAGACGACAAAAACAAGTCTCCCTAACAAGGAAGTTCAACTCGTTGTTTTCAACGGGAAGGTGACTAACTCCAACTCTTTCGAGATTTCACGCAAAATTCATTTCATCTTCGAGGAAGAAGTCTTCAACATCATCTTGGATCTTTCCGCGCTCGAATACATCAACAGTGTGGGAGTCGCTACGATTCTTACTTTGATCAAAACCGTGGATCAACATTCCGGCAAGATCGTGATCGGCGGGTTGAATCACTTTTTGGAAAACGTGATTCGTCTGATGGAACTTCCGAAAAAAGTGGAGATCTATCATTCCGTCGAGGAAGCCAAGAAAGCGTTCGCATAA
- a CDS encoding LIC_10572 family protein, translating to MANKRRPPRKKHNSNQKGSGGGGNERNRENSESNRGGNEQRNEPREGNRRHSHQQRQQQGKNFQRNQEFHRKSQELAMEKSAAPKVRVPREGGGKLVTRIILALSLVLLGIFSYFICENYHTKTPVYGKRGWDDTFHRSATWAEAKDICDEKAKRLPGKDQLKTFSKRADQKLRSAGIFWSSSQDGENGNYFSVNFKDGAEASNPGTMKFNVICVK from the coding sequence ATGGCAAACAAAAGAAGGCCTCCCCGGAAGAAACATAATTCAAATCAAAAAGGTTCCGGAGGCGGAGGCAACGAAAGGAATCGGGAAAACTCCGAATCCAACCGCGGCGGAAACGAACAGAGAAACGAACCAAGAGAAGGAAACAGAAGACATTCTCACCAACAACGCCAGCAACAAGGAAAGAATTTTCAAAGAAATCAAGAGTTCCATCGCAAAAGCCAAGAACTCGCCATGGAGAAAAGCGCTGCCCCCAAGGTGAGAGTTCCGCGAGAAGGCGGAGGAAAACTCGTAACGCGGATCATTCTCGCGCTTAGTCTTGTTCTTTTAGGAATTTTCAGTTACTTTATCTGCGAAAACTATCACACGAAAACTCCCGTTTACGGCAAACGCGGTTGGGACGATACGTTTCATAGATCGGCGACTTGGGCCGAGGCGAAAGATATCTGCGACGAAAAGGCCAAGCGTCTTCCCGGTAAGGATCAGTTGAAAACGTTCAGCAAAAGAGCGGATCAAAAGCTGAGAAGCGCGGGGATCTTTTGGTCTTCCAGTCAGGACGGGGAGAATGGAAATTATTTCTCCGTAAATTTTAAGGACGGAGCCGAAGCCAGCAATCCGGGAACTATGAAGTTTAACGTGATCTGCGTTAAGTGA
- a CDS encoding homoserine dehydrogenase — protein MERIRIGLIGAGTVGSGVIEILKKESAAYLEKFGLEPILSSVCTRTPEKIRKELQNFPNCKLESDYQKIVTDPEIDMVLELVGGTDIAYSIVKDALKNGKTVITANKALLSQRGDELFSLAHERGLEIGMEASVAGAIPVIRSIKSGLGSDSFLSLYGILNGTTNFILSKMELEHLNYSEALRIAQDLGFAEKDPTFDVEGIDTAHKISILGSLAFSEKIPLQSVQIEGITKISGLDIQFASELGYRIKLLGLVRKLSNKIEARVQPVMIPVKHPFANIMNEMNAVYYQTAYAGPGMFVGKGAGSLPTASSVVSDVLYYGARRNKGIAPEKNLFPQASISEANGSLVRYYLRFTTVDLPGVLSEISKVLGDHGISISSVRQNEAEKEPVEVVVITHPATEENIKKSLKIIDGLSLIRHASVAIRLEDKL, from the coding sequence ATGGAACGCATTCGCATTGGATTGATCGGAGCTGGAACCGTCGGATCGGGCGTCATCGAGATTCTTAAAAAAGAAAGCGCCGCTTATCTCGAAAAATTCGGATTGGAACCGATTCTTTCCTCGGTCTGCACGCGAACTCCCGAAAAAATCAGAAAGGAACTTCAAAATTTTCCGAATTGTAAATTAGAATCCGATTATCAAAAGATCGTTACCGATCCCGAAATCGATATGGTTTTGGAATTGGTCGGAGGTACGGACATCGCGTATTCCATCGTAAAAGACGCGTTGAAGAACGGTAAAACGGTGATCACTGCGAACAAGGCTCTTCTCTCTCAAAGAGGGGACGAACTGTTTTCGCTCGCGCACGAAAGAGGTTTGGAGATCGGAATGGAAGCCTCGGTCGCGGGAGCGATTCCGGTGATCCGTTCCATCAAATCCGGACTCGGAAGCGATTCCTTTCTTTCCTTATACGGAATTCTCAACGGAACCACGAACTTTATTCTTTCCAAGATGGAATTGGAACATCTTAATTATTCGGAGGCACTTCGAATCGCTCAGGACTTGGGCTTTGCGGAGAAGGACCCGACCTTCGACGTGGAAGGAATCGACACCGCTCATAAGATCAGCATTTTGGGAAGTTTGGCTTTCTCCGAAAAAATTCCTTTACAGAGCGTCCAAATCGAAGGTATAACAAAGATTAGCGGATTGGATATCCAATTTGCAAGCGAACTCGGTTATAGAATTAAACTTCTCGGCTTAGTGAGAAAGTTGTCTAATAAGATCGAAGCCCGAGTTCAACCGGTGATGATCCCCGTTAAACATCCGTTTGCAAACATCATGAACGAGATGAACGCGGTGTATTATCAAACCGCTTATGCGGGACCGGGAATGTTTGTCGGAAAGGGAGCGGGATCGTTGCCTACCGCTTCTTCCGTCGTTTCCGACGTTCTCTACTACGGAGCGAGAAGAAACAAAGGAATCGCACCTGAAAAGAATTTATTTCCGCAGGCGTCGATCTCGGAAGCGAACGGTTCCTTGGTGCGTTATTATCTCCGATTTACTACCGTGGATCTGCCCGGAGTTCTTTCTGAGATTTCCAAGGTATTGGGCGATCACGGAATTTCGATCTCGTCCGTGAGACAAAATGAAGCTGAAAAAGAACCCGTTGAAGTTGTTGTAATTACGCATCCCGCAACGGAAGAAAATATAAAAAAGTCATTGAAGATCATAGACGGTTTGTCTTTAATCCGACATGCCTCCGTTGCGATCCGACTCGAGGATAAACTCTGA
- a CDS encoding OmpA family protein — MRKSLKVYPRSKKIRKGFLGILSCVFILCFIHLNSLFSEEPEKILFRWKLTPGENVELNEYHRVQLISQGRKIKREDKNRILLQTLSCENKACLLEGFFDTYTRYPEVDPAFRKDKTYKSRFQITEIGQYKVPQEYGMPNLRSLPSFSETPVAIGEEWTQPATENFQFPGGRVMITVLAKYKYHGLDNWEFQKLSGRADRIEYNYSLYYDSQMNREGVPFKIYGFARGMVFFDRELGLPQYKRVQLAYTFVYANGSAQEMSFDIHGVYNKNVKLTDNDKDKFAEEIRKILGGELPTGIEPNSDPKRNSKKPPRDTLSWPEEEENRAKPETEKPSGPPVEIRRTEEGIAISLNSVLFDYNSSELKEEAKLELERIASVLKKYGDREIRISGHTDNSGGEEYNRKLSRERALSVLKELRDKQGLEEKRMSYEGYGKSKPIADNSTLQGRQKNRRVDITIVME, encoded by the coding sequence ATGAGGAAGTCTTTGAAAGTTTATCCCCGTTCGAAAAAAATACGTAAAGGTTTCCTCGGAATCTTATCCTGCGTTTTTATTCTTTGTTTTATACATCTTAACTCTTTGTTTTCGGAAGAACCTGAAAAAATTCTTTTTCGATGGAAGTTGACTCCGGGTGAGAACGTGGAGCTCAACGAATATCATCGCGTTCAATTGATAAGTCAGGGAAGAAAAATCAAAAGAGAGGATAAGAATCGGATTCTTCTGCAAACTCTTTCCTGCGAGAACAAGGCTTGTTTACTCGAAGGTTTTTTCGATACATACACTCGTTATCCCGAAGTCGATCCCGCGTTTAGAAAGGACAAAACGTATAAGAGCCGATTTCAAATTACGGAAATAGGACAATACAAGGTTCCTCAAGAATACGGGATGCCCAATCTTCGTTCTCTTCCGAGTTTTTCCGAAACGCCGGTTGCGATCGGGGAAGAATGGACTCAACCCGCAACGGAGAATTTTCAGTTTCCCGGCGGAAGGGTTATGATCACCGTTCTTGCGAAGTATAAGTATCACGGTCTTGATAACTGGGAGTTTCAAAAACTTTCGGGTAGGGCCGATCGTATCGAATATAACTATTCCTTATATTACGATTCTCAAATGAACCGGGAAGGAGTTCCGTTTAAAATTTACGGCTTCGCGCGGGGAATGGTTTTTTTCGATCGCGAACTCGGACTTCCCCAATACAAAAGGGTTCAACTCGCGTACACGTTCGTATATGCGAACGGAAGCGCGCAGGAGATGTCCTTCGACATCCATGGAGTATATAATAAAAACGTAAAGCTTACGGATAACGATAAGGATAAGTTCGCCGAAGAGATCCGCAAGATTTTGGGCGGAGAACTTCCCACCGGAATCGAACCGAACTCTGATCCGAAACGAAATTCTAAAAAACCTCCGCGTGATACTTTATCCTGGCCCGAAGAAGAGGAGAATCGAGCCAAACCGGAAACGGAAAAACCGTCCGGTCCTCCGGTTGAAATCCGAAGAACGGAGGAAGGAATCGCCATCTCGTTGAACTCCGTGTTGTTCGATTACAATAGTTCCGAGTTAAAGGAAGAGGCGAAACTCGAGCTGGAAAGAATCGCGTCCGTATTGAAAAAATACGGAGACCGCGAAATCAGAATCAGCGGCCACACGGACAACTCGGGCGGCGAAGAATACAACCGCAAACTTTCCAGAGAGCGCGCGTTAAGCGTTCTAAAGGAACTTCGCGACAAACAAGGTCTCGAAGAAAAAAGAATGTCCTACGAAGGATACGGAAAGTCGAAACCGATCGCGGATAACTCCACGCTTCAAGGCAGACAAAAGAATCGTCGCGTCGATATAACGATCGTGATGGAGTAG
- a CDS encoding ABC transporter ATP-binding protein encodes MKFFFRLLAYSVRYKYRFSLGIVFALLTAILNAVSLTALIPLFDSLGNDKQTRFQLQMTLPEQRILLKQKVFGEESLDGLERTKLLLIDAKEWVNGRTKGLEPKEVVWAICIIVMPLYLLKLITYLLSVYCIATAGYKAVRDIRQELFEKNQLLPLTYFFKEKTGLMMSRIINDVEVVAAVISSNFRDATINFFYVVTHLMVLLYLNTELLLIACLTVPVIILPVTLFTRKITKSTARSQEKMADLNANIQEMISGIKVIRVFNSEEYEQEKFGKINHNVYRRNFKGQFYLQIAPSLVELTSSIVVLGFFAAGASLIYNGRFTQGEFMAFLLTLLFLLRPLTQLSQMVGKITQSIASGKRIFEIIDLETEDHSEESKVAAAPLSQSIEFKNLFFSYPGTNAAVLKDINLKVKKGETIALIGASGCGKSTLMDLIPRFFDPSSGSIEFDGIDIRDISLGDLRKKIGIVTQDIFLFHGTVADNIAYGKPGATRKDVIRAARLAHAHDFIKKMDNGYDSLLGVRGLNLSGGQRQRLVIARALLRDPEIMILDEATSALDVESERLVSDALRRLYANRTTFVIAHRLSTIKDIPRIIVMDNGKIVEEGNHNSLYEQNGIYRKLSDNQFAANNGVLP; translated from the coding sequence ATGAAGTTTTTTTTCAGGCTTCTCGCCTATTCCGTACGTTATAAGTATCGATTCTCCCTCGGAATCGTATTCGCATTATTGACCGCGATCTTAAACGCGGTTTCTCTCACGGCTCTCATTCCTCTTTTCGATTCTCTCGGTAACGATAAACAAACCCGCTTTCAGCTTCAGATGACTTTACCCGAGCAGAGAATTCTCCTCAAACAAAAAGTTTTCGGGGAAGAATCCTTGGACGGGCTCGAAAGAACCAAACTTCTTTTGATCGACGCGAAAGAATGGGTCAACGGAAGAACCAAAGGGCTCGAACCGAAGGAAGTCGTTTGGGCGATTTGTATCATCGTGATGCCCTTATATCTTTTGAAGTTGATTACGTATTTATTATCCGTTTATTGCATCGCCACGGCCGGTTACAAAGCCGTGAGAGACATTCGACAGGAACTCTTCGAAAAAAATCAGCTTCTGCCTTTGACCTATTTCTTTAAGGAAAAAACCGGTTTGATGATGAGTAGAATCATCAACGACGTGGAAGTGGTCGCGGCCGTGATTTCGAGCAACTTTCGGGACGCCACGATCAACTTTTTCTACGTGGTGACACACTTAATGGTATTATTATATTTGAATACGGAATTGTTGCTGATCGCCTGTCTTACGGTTCCTGTCATCATTCTTCCCGTAACCTTGTTTACCAGAAAGATCACCAAGTCTACTGCGAGATCCCAGGAAAAGATGGCCGATCTAAACGCGAACATCCAAGAGATGATCTCCGGAATCAAGGTGATCCGAGTTTTCAATTCGGAAGAATACGAACAGGAAAAATTCGGAAAGATCAATCACAACGTTTATCGAAGAAACTTCAAAGGACAGTTTTATCTTCAGATCGCTCCTTCTCTCGTCGAGTTGACTTCTTCGATTGTGGTTCTCGGATTTTTTGCTGCGGGCGCGAGTCTGATTTACAACGGAAGATTCACGCAAGGCGAGTTTATGGCCTTTCTTTTGACTCTTCTCTTTTTGCTCCGGCCTCTGACTCAACTTTCTCAGATGGTGGGAAAGATCACGCAGTCGATCGCCTCCGGTAAAAGAATTTTCGAAATCATCGACTTGGAAACCGAAGACCACAGCGAAGAAAGTAAGGTCGCGGCGGCTCCTCTGTCTCAAAGCATCGAATTTAAGAATTTATTCTTTTCTTATCCGGGAACCAATGCCGCCGTTCTAAAAGACATCAACCTGAAAGTGAAAAAGGGCGAGACGATCGCTCTCATCGGTGCGAGCGGTTGTGGAAAGTCAACGTTGATGGATTTGATTCCGAGATTCTTCGATCCTTCTTCCGGTTCGATCGAATTCGACGGAATCGATATCCGCGACATCAGCCTCGGAGATCTTCGTAAAAAGATCGGAATCGTAACCCAGGACATTTTTCTTTTTCACGGAACGGTTGCGGACAATATCGCGTACGGAAAACCGGGCGCGACCCGAAAGGACGTGATCCGCGCCGCGAGACTCGCACACGCGCACGACTTTATCAAAAAGATGGACAACGGATACGATAGCCTTCTCGGGGTTCGCGGGCTCAATCTTTCCGGCGGTCAAAGACAAAGACTCGTAATCGCCCGCGCTTTGTTGCGCGACCCGGAGATCATGATCTTGGACGAAGCGACTTCCGCGCTCGACGTGGAATCGGAGCGATTGGTCAGCGACGCTCTCCGAAGATTATACGCCAACAGAACTACATTCGTAATCGCTCATAGACTTTCCACGATCAAGGATATCCCGAGAATCATCGTGATGGACAACGGTAAGATCGTGGAAGAGGGAAATCACAATTCCTTATATGAGCAAAACGGAATCTATCGAAAACTTTCGGACAATCAATTTGCCGCCAACAACGGAGTATTACCATGA
- the cutA gene encoding divalent-cation tolerance protein CutA, with amino-acid sequence MEARLVYVTTKNEKEALKIGKAIVEERLAACANILPKMKSIYHWDKKVVTDNEVVLILKTKSDLMTELTLRIKSLHSYSVPCVVSLPLLEGNREYFSWLFGELLTE; translated from the coding sequence ATGGAAGCGAGACTCGTTTACGTAACGACCAAAAATGAAAAGGAAGCCTTAAAGATCGGCAAGGCGATCGTGGAAGAAAGGCTCGCGGCCTGCGCGAATATTCTTCCCAAAATGAAATCGATCTATCATTGGGATAAGAAAGTCGTCACCGACAACGAAGTCGTTCTCATCCTAAAAACGAAAAGCGATCTTATGACGGAACTCACCCTGAGAATCAAATCTTTACACAGTTATTCGGTTCCCTGTGTGGTCAGCCTTCCCTTACTCGAAGGCAACCGGGAATATTTTTCATGGTTGTTCGGAGAACTTCTTACGGAATAG
- a CDS encoding HEAT repeat domain-containing protein yields the protein MSSYFKLRKLFPYVILLCSFVWVGLNAESVRSGSNDQNVFTKVDAPDDSSENPNSGESSTNGNSSGGLNVDDPRNLTEESDGVSSYERRKRKDLTPKERQEIEYDLSLKKGILTVFRAEAEKRYKVLDRIALTHSIPRVRAAAVLAIGRMGRGGVKTLHHVIERDGEAVRQAAYKALADIGSPSSLDYFFRGIKSNDPDIQFSSWRGMGKTKDPSARDALIRQGIRSSRTEIVKASLLGLAAFQVNDDLKLFKTYLDSDDPELQKTAIEALGIHKTRASLRILEQTLETKPELVKNIIEAIGQNTSLYGTYSFIRILENSASDELTQRVLAQLNLRKAFYQFGTVIVEGGSSQENPYPTSRKLRALTTGEVGKILKKSDRRFIQRVGEKFVEDHYYLLLLESKNPESYYETFQSWVFGPYLKIRTIIAPPKEKKGKRYKRKQNKFTPASDMEETDPASPSNENNAEPGSENGPPLEN from the coding sequence ATGTCCTCTTATTTCAAATTGAGAAAGTTATTTCCTTACGTTATTCTTCTTTGTTCTTTTGTTTGGGTCGGTTTGAACGCGGAGTCGGTTCGATCCGGTTCGAACGATCAAAACGTTTTTACGAAAGTGGACGCGCCCGACGATTCTTCCGAAAATCCGAACTCGGGAGAATCTTCCACGAACGGAAATTCCTCCGGCGGTTTGAACGTAGACGATCCGAGAAATCTTACCGAGGAATCGGACGGGGTTTCCTCTTACGAAAGAAGAAAACGCAAGGACCTGACTCCGAAAGAAAGACAGGAAATCGAATACGATCTTTCGCTCAAGAAAGGGATTCTTACCGTGTTCCGCGCGGAAGCAGAAAAACGTTATAAGGTTTTGGATCGGATCGCTCTTACACATTCGATTCCGCGCGTGAGAGCCGCCGCGGTTTTGGCGATCGGGAGAATGGGTCGAGGCGGAGTCAAAACCCTTCATCACGTGATCGAACGCGACGGAGAAGCAGTAAGACAAGCCGCCTACAAGGCGTTAGCCGATATCGGTTCGCCCTCTTCTCTCGATTATTTTTTTAGAGGAATCAAATCCAACGATCCCGATATTCAATTTTCCTCATGGAGAGGAATGGGTAAAACCAAGGATCCTTCCGCAAGAGACGCGCTGATCCGTCAGGGAATCCGTTCTTCCAGAACCGAAATCGTAAAGGCTTCCTTGTTGGGTCTTGCGGCGTTTCAAGTAAACGACGATCTGAAACTGTTCAAAACGTATTTGGATTCGGACGATCCCGAACTTCAAAAGACCGCGATCGAGGCTTTGGGAATCCACAAAACCCGCGCTTCCTTGAGAATTCTGGAACAAACCCTGGAAACAAAGCCGGAACTCGTAAAGAATATCATCGAAGCGATCGGTCAAAACACGAGCTTATACGGAACGTATTCGTTCATTCGAATCTTGGAAAATTCCGCTTCGGACGAACTCACACAAAGGGTTTTGGCTCAACTCAATCTGAGAAAGGCTTTCTATCAATTCGGAACCGTGATCGTGGAAGGCGGTTCTTCTCAGGAGAATCCGTATCCGACCTCGCGCAAGTTACGCGCGCTTACGACCGGAGAAGTCGGAAAGATTCTCAAAAAAAGCGATCGTAGATTCATTCAAAGAGTCGGCGAGAAGTTCGTGGAAGATCATTATTACCTTCTTCTTTTGGAATCCAAAAATCCGGAAAGTTATTACGAAACCTTTCAGTCCTGGGTGTTCGGACCGTATCTGAAGATCAGAACGATCATCGCTCCTCCGAAAGAGAAAAAGGGAAAACGATACAAAAGAAAACAGAACAAGTTCACTCCGGCTTCCGATATGGAAGAGACCGATCCCGCTTCTCCGTCTAACGAGAATAATGCGGAACCGGGCTCCGAAAACGGACCGCCTCTGGAAAACTAA
- a CDS encoding amidohydrolase family protein, with the protein MIRKISGRIVTHEREFDGTVEWDPSTGWITSVREGLEFDVSEEDAKDEVWFDPNEAVIFPGFGDIHIHAREDESGKHTYKEDFISASEAAVNGGVIHVADMPNNPIPPVDENSYSKKRKLADRSPIHITLYAGIGPNTKPLEHSVPYKVFMGPSIGELFFHNNETLEDTIRNYAGQNISFHCEDPEILEKHQDEKLHEDRRPAEAETMATDFALYLIEKYDLRGKLCHYSTGDGLNKIKAAKQKGIRITCEVTPTHLFFDRSMLTDENRHWFQMNPPLRDKEDRERMLEGVKEGWIDYLATDHAPHSIEEKHKGTSGISQLDTYSLFVTWLILKGGVELKTVAKICSKNPGDFVNEYLPPKYGKGFGRIEPGYSANFTVLNLKKPKTFHKEEIKSKSGWSPFENFEFPGSIEAVFFCGNRLK; encoded by the coding sequence ATGATTCGAAAAATCTCAGGTAGAATCGTCACACACGAACGCGAGTTCGACGGAACGGTGGAATGGGATCCTTCCACCGGATGGATCACGTCCGTTCGGGAAGGTTTGGAGTTCGACGTCTCCGAAGAAGATGCTAAGGACGAAGTCTGGTTCGATCCGAACGAAGCCGTAATCTTTCCGGGCTTCGGAGATATTCACATTCACGCAAGAGAAGACGAAAGCGGGAAACACACGTATAAGGAAGATTTTATTTCCGCGAGCGAAGCCGCGGTCAACGGAGGTGTGATCCACGTCGCGGACATGCCGAACAATCCGATTCCTCCCGTGGACGAAAATTCATATTCAAAAAAACGCAAGTTAGCCGATCGTTCTCCCATCCACATAACGTTGTACGCCGGAATAGGACCGAACACGAAACCTTTGGAGCATTCCGTTCCGTATAAGGTTTTTATGGGCCCGAGCATCGGAGAACTTTTTTTCCACAACAACGAAACCCTCGAAGATACGATCCGCAATTACGCGGGACAGAACATCAGCTTTCACTGCGAAGATCCCGAAATTCTCGAAAAACATCAGGACGAAAAACTGCACGAAGACAGAAGACCCGCCGAAGCGGAAACGATGGCGACGGACTTCGCGTTGTATCTGATCGAAAAATACGATCTTCGAGGTAAACTCTGTCATTATTCCACGGGCGACGGTTTGAATAAGATCAAAGCCGCAAAACAAAAAGGGATTCGAATCACTTGCGAAGTGACGCCGACACATTTGTTTTTCGATCGTTCCATGCTTACCGACGAGAACCGTCATTGGTTTCAGATGAATCCTCCGTTGCGCGACAAAGAGGATCGGGAAAGAATGCTCGAAGGAGTCAAAGAAGGTTGGATCGATTATCTCGCAACCGATCACGCTCCTCACAGTATCGAGGAAAAACACAAGGGAACGAGCGGGATTTCGCAACTCGATACATATTCACTTTTTGTAACATGGTTGATTCTAAAAGGCGGAGTGGAATTAAAAACCGTCGCAAAGATCTGTTCGAAAAATCCGGGAGACTTCGTGAACGAATATCTTCCTCCGAAATACGGAAAGGGTTTCGGAAGAATCGAACCGGGTTATTCCGCGAACTTCACGGTGCTCAATCTAAAAAAACCGAAGACGTTTCACAAAGAGGAAATCAAAAGTAAATCGGGTTGGTCCCCGTTTGAAAATTTCGAATTTCCGGGTTCGATCGAAGCCGTATTCTTTTGCGGAAATCGTCTCAAGTAA
- a CDS encoding GNAT family N-acetyltransferase produces the protein MQPKVIEITENYVKLHRTLSDLMGAPVFNYKSFDFYSNPDSHWFTRIILKGSLSPSELVKEVEDLRKKGFHPDILDFLNTREHENAIRELGYDSCNEQAGMYLKGNPAPSYKSNTLKNLNIQKNAITERLEIRKIETPNELKDWLKIVNESFESDDRENLYLKLIDRKEFRLYAGFVNGNMATTGMTFFDGESYGLYSITTDPRHRGFGHASVLVEHILGEIRRDFSGFIILHATEMGKGIYERFGFEKSILLRHWSQSKV, from the coding sequence ATGCAACCGAAAGTTATAGAAATCACGGAGAATTACGTCAAACTGCATCGAACGCTTTCCGATCTGATGGGAGCGCCGGTCTTCAACTATAAAAGTTTCGATTTCTATTCCAATCCGGATTCACATTGGTTCACGAGAATCATTTTAAAAGGAAGCTTATCGCCTTCCGAACTCGTCAAAGAAGTAGAGGATCTGAGAAAAAAAGGATTTCATCCGGACATTTTAGATTTTTTGAATACAAGAGAACACGAGAATGCGATCCGCGAACTCGGCTACGATTCCTGCAACGAACAAGCGGGAATGTATCTCAAAGGAAACCCCGCCCCCTCGTACAAATCCAACACTTTAAAGAATTTAAATATTCAAAAGAACGCAATTACGGAAAGACTTGAGATCCGAAAAATCGAAACTCCGAACGAACTCAAGGATTGGCTGAAGATCGTAAACGAATCGTTTGAATCCGACGACCGCGAAAATTTATACCTAAAGCTCATCGATCGAAAGGAATTCCGTCTTTATGCGGGTTTTGTAAACGGAAACATGGCGACTACCGGAATGACTTTTTTCGACGGAGAATCCTACGGTTTGTATTCGATCACGACCGACCCGCGACACCGAGGTTTCGGTCATGCGTCCGTTCTCGTCGAACATATCTTAGGCGAGATTCGAAGGGACTTTTCGGGTTTTATCATTCTTCACGCGACGGAAATGGGCAAAGGAATTTACGAAAGATTCGGTTTTGAAAAATCGATTCTTCTGCGCCATTGGAGTCAAAGCAAAGTTTAA